The DNA window CAAGAATCTCGAGAGAGACGAGGTTTCGTGACAGCTGAGGCACGAACCTGACTTGTTTCAGAACCCTTACAACACCATCGAACATTTTTATGCTGACATCTCCAATACCTTCTACTTGACATGCATTACTATTTCCCATCAGCACCTTGCAACCACTCAGTTTCTGGAAATTAGAGATCCAATCTTTTCTGTACGTCATGTGGAAAGTACAACCGGAATCAAGAACCCAGTCCCTCTTAGTATCTTCCATTGACGCCATTAAGACCTCTCCACTATCATAGCCATCACCATAATTCGCTGATTCTTTAGTCTCCACTTGCTTTTTCTTGTTATCTTTTAGCCAGCTATAGCAGTGGTTTCGAAGATGACCAACCTTTCCACAATGATAGCATTTTCTTGTTTCCGTAGATTCTGATTGTGATGTTTTGCTTTTCTTGTCTTTCGATTTGTTATTGGTGCGAGGTTGCCCTTTGAAGAAGTTTTTCCCTTTGGCCATATAATTCTCACCATTTGAACTCGCTTTCTTTTCTGTTCTTAATTCCAGCTCTCTCGACTTCAATGCCGAAATCACCTCTTCAAGAGTGATACTTGTTCGTCCATATTTGATTGCATTACGGACTTCTTTGTAGGATTCGGGAAGAGAGTTGAGGATGATTATTGTCTGGTTTTCATTGCTCATTGCTTCGTTCTCGCCTGAGTTTGCCAACTCGATATTGAGTTTCAAGAACTCATCAAGATTTTGAGTAAGAGTCTTTTCTTGCATCATCTTGTAACTGAACAGCCTTTCCTTCAAGTAAATCTTGTTAATCAAAGATTTGGATTGGAACAGCTCGTCTAGGCGCCTCCACATCGATGCTGGAGTCTTCTCATTGTCTATCAACCGAATTACAGAATCTGAGAGATGGAAAATGATTGTACCAATCGCTGTCTCTGTCATCTCGATCTTTTGATCTTTATTCATCTCCATTGGCCACGAGACTGGTTCTTCTAGAGTTCGCAGAAGATGCTGCTGTGCCAAGAGAGCCCTGATTTTCCGCTGCCAAATGCGAAAATCTCCATTGCCATCGAACTTGTCAATGTCAGTCTTCATGCTTGAGATGGACTGCCACTGGAATTCCCAAGGTGCCGTTTTCTGTGTTGATCTCTTTCTTGTATAATATTGAACCTTGTCCACTTTGTCTCTTTCTGCGCCTGAGCCGGAATCTTCCTTATCCGTATCACTAGCCAGCATTAAAGACCTTTCCAAGATTCTTCAAGATTCTTCAAGATTGATTCTAATCTTGCCCAAAccgagctctgataccactgtagGGAATTTCTCTCCTAATCAATCAAAGAACTTAAGAAATATAGCAGCAAGAAACCAAtaaaacaacacaagatttgatatcggagttcgACCCAAAAAAGATGGTCTACGTCTCCGTCGAGCTCTGTTACGAACTCGATTCCACTATCACAATTAAATGTTTCAGTTACACCTCGTtctcatatatatcaatcaCACCTTTTAAATCTCTTACCCTCTTGTGtgaattactcatatatatatatataaacaacttgtcctaactaacttaacaaacttaagcTTTTGACACTTTAGTTAATTGGGCCTATTTAATTGGGCCTGAACCATCAACTCAATTTCAAcagtctgtaattcaattattatttcattgtcaaatttagaaattgtctagatctgatcttaaatttttatattttttttttcatcttttgggtttttttaatgaatggcactaagctgtttttcaaaaaaataataaccccaaaccgaacaaggccttattcttcatcaaaattatttactcaaatatatttaaaaaaaaaatctatgatGATAAGACCTATTTATACCTAGTAGTTTCCCAAAAAGATATGGATTATTCagaattaattaactttttcatTTTCCCAAGCCATTTGTCtttatatatctatttttaatatattgttttttctgAAATCCTATTAACTCTACCAGCTTcacaaaatgtttaattttcacatttttcaagGCATCATGTGATGATTCCATCTGGTTTGTTTACACGGTAACCACGTTGCGGTTTGTCGGTGCCTTTCCAAACGGATAATTAagcttgtttgtttgattgagtttactaattagttttctcttcttattctttattttaatggtttttatttttatttctctacaatgaggtttttattttgtatttttgaaataaataatatattaaattaattaatctttaattatataaagttaGGAAAGTGATATGTCaactgaaaaaatattaaaggcgagaaaaaaaatagagaaaaattttattattttttcaataagatTACACGGTATAATTTCCTATtccaaaatttttaatatatatatatatgaagaactAAAATTACATTCTGCTCTCATTGAAAGATTTtccaaaaatcaaaaattaaatttatgactttgtaattttgttttgtaggtaGACTTTCCACTATACCATCCTAGTTGGGAAATTTAACGAAATGACTCTCATAGTTGATATATTTGTATCcgataatttaaattatctgGTGATATTTACGCgaagtgaattttttttatataaatacttaaattttttcatttcgttattttctttctctctcttctcgcgACGGCATGACGgcgaaaccctaaccctaaacgaacacatTATATAGATCGATGACAAAAACTCGTTCTAATATCAGGTGATTGGAtcgatttatgttattattttcattatgttcatctttaAACCATAAACCATTAGGTTTCTTATTGTatatcttattgttcatcttggtTGTTCATATTGTCGATGATGATGTTTGCAGTTGATGATGCTCTGATTTGGTttcgtttcagggaagatttaTTTGATTCTCACGATTGGTCTTCCCGTTACGCGAAGAGCTTCCAATTATCTCAACATTCTACTAATAGCAATTATCTCGTTAATTGGATGTATGAACCCAGTtgtggtttgtttgtttgaaggAGAATCATCCTCAACCTATTATTGGAGAATCATCAATATCCAGTATATGTTGATGGGAGGAGGAGAAGAGATTTGGAATGAGCATAAATATTTGACGGACTCATTGCTTCACAAGCGGTTGCTTCACTCCATCTTACGGAAGATGTTCATGTCGATAGTTATTTCTTCAACAGAGTGTTTCATGGTTAAGATGAACCGGTTCTCTACATTTGTCATTCTCTTTGCTCATTGTTTTGTGGCAAATTACTGTTAAAAGATGTGTACATAGAGGTTGTTTACATGTTTCTTTCTTGACATTGTTTATTTTGGGGGGGGAAAATGCTACTTTTGGTTGTCAATGTAAACAAACTCTTTGTGTTCCTATTACATAATGTTCTAACAATTCCCAGAATGTTCATTTTAATGTTGTTGAGAAATAGAAGTTAACTATATgctattacattaaaaaaatgggacaaatAGGTAACCGATGCATTTCAGGACTAAAAGAAACTCTTGTACATAACAAATTAGATTTTGGTAGTTGAGGATAACATGGTTGTTCTAAAAAATGACCAACACACAAACAAAAGAAATGATGCAGTATGGACACATGACGAGAATACAAGAGATGTAATTATTATGTGTTCAAATTCGGCGAATGATGAATTGACACATGCGGGTCTCTCTCTCGCAGAAGAACTTTCTCTTGTTGTTCAAGCCCCGagctattattattatctgtGGGTTTAGTAGGGGAGGAAATAAGGTTCTTGAACCAGGTACCTTGAAATCTAGGGCTTCCTCTATTTGAATTGCCCGGTGAATCCGATGAAGTTGTTGGTGAGTTTGGAGCAGCAACATTAACAAGGAACCAATAAGCAAATTTTCTAGCTGAGACAATCTCCGTTTTAGTCTGCCTGAACTGAAAAGGCAACAAAAAATGACCATATGCAGCCAACAAGCAAACAAgctattaatattatctatctTACTCTATATACAGTGGTTTCTGCAATTTCTACAGTAGTATCTTCAGCATTCGTAAACTGGTTCACCCAACCTGTATCAAGACCATTTAATATAACCACCGTAGTAGACTAACTCATATCATATCAACTAAGACAAATTTCATCAATGGATTAATACTTATTGAACAAACAATCTAATCAATCtctttcaaataaacaaaccaCAACTGGGTTCATCCATCCAATTAACGAGATAATTTCTATTAGTAGAATGTTGAGATAATTAGAAGTCCTTCGCGTAACGGGAATACCAGTCATGAGAATCAAAtaaatcttccctgaaacgaaACCAAATCAGAGTATCATCAACTGCAAACATTATCATCAACAACCAAGATGAAAAATAAGATGTACAATAAGAAAACctaatggtttagggtttaaagattaatataatggaaataataacataaatcgaTCCAATCACCTGATATTAGAACGAGTTTTCATCATCGATCTATATAatgtgttcgtttagggttagggtttcgcCGCCGCCGTCgatagaagagagagaagagagaaaagagggagaaagaaaataaaaaaatgaaaaaaaaaatgagtatttatataaaaaaaatcatttcgcGAAACGCGAATTCTCTTCGCGTTACACGAAAaggtattttcgtccaaaaaaaataaactggtcaccagatcaatttAAATTATCGGACGACCACGGATGCAAATAGATCAACTATTAGGGTCATTTTGTCAAgttagttaattataatatatttgataaatatatattaaattataaatggtaaaaataaaaaattaatagtccaaaaacaatatttgatttattatatgaTAGAAATGATGATTTATTACTTAATCATATTACttttactataaatattttgcttttaatctttatattattttgttgataTCTAATGTAAAATTACTACCTTGGATTGTATTATATTGTTTAAGCAGTTATAAATTTTACGACGAGGAAATGCCTTTTTTTTCattgttatttgaaaatctttcatTAATTGCAATATCCAATTATCAATTTAATGACCTAACatattgataattataattttatataacaattatatataattaaatatatattaatataaataatttaaataatatatatatatatagtttaaagattttaaaaataataaatttatatttaaggaACCATTTTATCACTTAAACTAtcttaaagttaattaaaaaaatatattaatatatatatatatatatatatataatttaaaagcttttaaaaaaacaaatttatatttaactatattaataatataataacactatatatctaaatttaaattatatttaagttaactttgaataaaaaatattttatttaaatttagatcTTACATGTCTTGTAAGATCATATTTCGAGGTGATTACTGTACACATAACTGCTCAACTTGGATGGCATCGTTTAAAGAATTTgttcttttgaaaataaatggaaaggttttttttttttcgaatcTCAatcaagattaaaaataaatggtaaattttaagaaaaatatttttttgtgtaaggcaaaaaaaaatttagaaattttattattgagtTTAGTGCTTGGTTATACGTGAAAAAAAGGTGTTATGTCCACGCTCCACACACCCGTCTAGTTAGAGACTATAATTTTGGtcttttagaatatatttttacattttacattttatttgattttaaacttTTGTTAAATTTGTCCTACTATgctaactttaattttaaatttaatttccaTGTATTTGTGgaatctaaattataaaatataatggaTTGAATATATTCATGGAATTAGAGGAGAGCCATCTAATTCAATAAAGTTTTTCGTAGCGGTATTTGATTGAAAGAGTGGAATACCGCAGGCAGATTTTAGTAATTCTCACTGGCGTATCTGTCCTTTGCACCTCTATATATATGTGCTTGAGCCCTTCTTACGTAATTGAGTATAGAAATAAAATCGATTCGTCTTGCTTATTTGCTTGATCATTGAATTGAGTGCGGTGCGTGGTGAACCTCCCATTGCTCTATCGGAGATAGCATGCAGTcgaaaatgaatatataaagtGTGCAGCGAGAGAACAAGCAACGGATTGAGCGCGCTAGCGCGAAAGCCGTTGCGCCGCAGGAGTTTTCTTGCTAGGTAAACCAGTCTTGACTTAAGTCGGACCGCCCAAAGACTCCCAAGCTTGTAGTTGGTCAACAACCAACAAAAAAGTAACTAACTTCACTACTACTACAGCGGAGTAAAGCTGTCTGGAGGGAATTCAATTTAATCAATCAATATGTTCACAAATCCATCTTTGTTTATGCTGCTACGAAATCACTGGTGCTCGATCACAAATATTGGACCGGGGAGAGTAATAAAACGAATTTTGGACTTTATGTTGTCAGCTCTTTTACGACCCTTAGTCCGGCTTATTGTCTCTTTTGTCTATTTATTAATATGGCACAAATTATTTACCAGCTGGCACATAGAGCCACTGGGTTGGCTCTGTTTCGCTTTCGAGTCGTTGGAATCAAGCTCCAGCTGGACTGAAAGTTCCTTCGAGATCGATGTGCTGCTGGAATCTTCGGCGGGGGCACAAACACCCCTTTCAGATTTGCGAGCGCAAAACTCCGATGTGGAGGCGGAGCTCTTTGCGCGTATACGGGCCCTGGAGTCCCAACTAGCTCATGGAGTACCGCCACAACTCAACCCTGGAGAGTATGAAAGCATAGTACGGGAAAATTTAGATAACTCCATTAATCTAAATCATTACCGGAACAActctccaatgagttcttcgaACTCCAAATACTCTCAAGTAAAGTTCGCTTACAGGATCTACTGTTCCAAAGTATGTTGAGCGACCCGGAACTTGAGAGTATATTGGATGTTTCCCCTTTGCTATTCTCCCATTTCTTCCTATTCATATAGGAAACTTGTATTTCTCATTCACAAATCCATCTTTGTTTATGCTGCTAACTCTCAGTTTGGTCCTACTTCTGGTTCATTTTGTTACTAAAAACGGAGGAGGAAACTCAGTACCAAATGCTTGGCAATCCTTGGTAGAGCTTATTTATTCTTTCGTGCTAAACCTGGTAAACGAACAAATAGGTGGTCTTGGAGGAAATGTTAAACAAAAGTTTTTCCCTCGCATCTTGGTCACTTTTACTTTTTCGTTATTTCGTAATCCCCAGGGTATGATACCTTATAGCTTCACAGTTACAAGTCATTTTCTCATTACTTTGGGTCtctcattttctctttttattggCATTACTATAGTGGGATTTCAAAGAAATGGGCTTCATTTTTTAAGCTTTTTATTACCCGCAGGAGTCCCACTGCCGTTAGCACCTTTTTTAGTACTCCTTGAGCTAATCCCTCATTGTTTTCGCGCATTAAGCTCAGGAATACGTTTATTTGCTAATATGATGGCCGGTCATAGTTCAGTAAAGATTTTAAGTGGGTTCGCTTGGACTATGCtatgtatgaatgatcttttatatttcatagCGGATCTTGGTCCTTTTTTTATAGTTCTTGCATTAACCGGTCTGGAATTAGGTGTAGCTATATTACAAGCTCATGTTTCTACGATCTCAATCTGTATTTACTTGAATGATGCTACAAATCTCCATCAAAgtggttatttttttataattgaataaaagCGAGGAGCTTTAGCTTTACTGAGTTTACGAAGTTCAGGAGCGAGAACTTCCCCCGGAtcgaaagaaaaaaataaaaaagattccGAGCACGTCTGGTCAAAGTCTATCTTGTCTTTACCACGAGTCATTTTCCTTGGCTAACCAAAATGAGAGTTTTGCACATATCTTCGGGTTCTTCCATTTAATTTCTCCCTCATAGAGGAAATAATAAGTAAGGTGGTATACTCTATTTATCCGCCGGaactccttctaatgacctATGCATTCTGTTATCATTTCCAGTTGGACGATCCATTTACAATTATTGAGGCAGAAACGAactcttttcatttatttttaggGGCTTGGAGCCGATTCAACCTTCTTTCTTCTCGGTCATCGTCAAAAAATATCATCAAGAATGCTAGATATAATATTCAAACAAATCATTATTAATTCATACAGACATGgattacaaaattaaatgagACATATATATCATACAAGGTATATCCATAAATAGATACTGATGTATATAGATTGTAAatcaacatttaaattataaaactaaaatttaatttac is part of the Impatiens glandulifera chromosome 1, dImpGla2.1, whole genome shotgun sequence genome and encodes:
- the LOC124942307 gene encoding ATP synthase subunit a, producing MESWHIEPLGWLCFAFESLESSSSWTESSFEIDVLLESSAGAQTPLSDLRAQNSDVEAELFARIRALESQLAHGVPPQLNPGEYESIVRENLDNSINLNHYRNNSPMSSSNSKYSQYIGCFPFAILPFLPIHIGNLYFSFTNPSLFMLLTLSLVLLLVHFVTKNGGGNSVPNAWQSLVELIYSFVLNLVNEQIGGLGGNVKQKFFPRILVTFTFSLFRNPQGMIPYSFTVTSHFLITLGLSFSLFIGITIVGFQRNGLHFLSFLLPAGVPLPLAPFLVLLELIPHCFRALSSGIRLFANMMAGHSSVKILSGFAWTMLCMNDLLYFIADLGPFFIVLALTGLELGVAILQAHVSTISICIYLNDATNLHQSGYFFIIE